In one Streptomyces venezuelae genomic region, the following are encoded:
- the eboE gene encoding metabolite traffic protein EboE: MRFRHPDGSTVHLAYCTNVHPAETLDGVLAQLRDHCEPVRKKLGRDRIGIGLWLAKDAARALVTDPAALRGLRTELDRRGLEVVTLNGFPYEGFGAEQVKYRVYKPDWTDPERLSHTTELARLLAALLPDDVTEGTISTLPLAWRTPFDPQHAEAARTALTVLAQRLDALTELTGRSIRIGLEPEPGCTVETTADAIAPLTAVGHDRIGVCVDTCHLATSFEDPRTALDALTAAGVPVVKSQLSAALHAEHPHLPAVREALAAFDEPRFLHQTRTLTGAGLRGTDDLGEALATDVLPDTAPWRAHFHVPLHAAPAAPLTSTLPVLQDVLTRLVGGPVPLTRHLEVETYTWQALPSALRPRGRPQLAEGIAAELSLARDLLTDLGLKELP; the protein is encoded by the coding sequence ATGCGCTTCCGGCACCCCGACGGCTCCACCGTCCACCTCGCCTACTGCACCAACGTCCATCCGGCCGAAACCCTCGACGGTGTGCTCGCCCAGCTCCGCGACCACTGCGAGCCCGTGCGCAAGAAGCTCGGCAGGGATCGCATCGGCATCGGCCTGTGGCTCGCCAAGGACGCCGCCCGCGCCCTCGTCACCGACCCCGCGGCCCTGCGCGGCCTGCGCACCGAACTCGACCGGCGCGGACTCGAAGTCGTCACCCTTAACGGCTTCCCCTATGAGGGGTTCGGCGCGGAGCAGGTCAAATACCGTGTGTACAAGCCGGACTGGACCGACCCGGAACGCCTCAGCCACACCACCGAACTGGCCAGGCTGCTCGCCGCCCTCCTGCCCGACGACGTCACCGAAGGCACCATCTCCACCCTTCCGCTCGCTTGGCGCACCCCCTTCGACCCCCAGCACGCCGAGGCCGCCCGCACGGCCCTCACCGTGCTCGCCCAGCGCCTCGACGCCCTCACCGAGCTGACCGGCCGCTCCATCCGCATCGGCCTCGAACCAGAGCCCGGCTGCACCGTCGAGACGACCGCCGACGCCATCGCCCCGCTCACCGCGGTCGGCCACGACCGCATCGGCGTCTGTGTCGACACCTGTCACCTCGCCACCTCCTTCGAAGATCCCCGGACCGCCCTCGACGCCCTCACCGCCGCAGGCGTCCCTGTCGTCAAATCGCAGCTGTCCGCCGCACTGCACGCCGAACACCCTCACCTCCCCGCCGTACGCGAAGCCCTCGCCGCCTTCGACGAACCCCGCTTCCTCCACCAGACCCGGACCCTGACCGGCGCCGGCCTGCGCGGCACCGACGACCTGGGCGAAGCCCTCGCCACCGACGTGCTGCCCGACACAGCACCCTGGCGCGCCCACTTCCACGTCCCCCTCCACGCGGCCCCCGCCGCGCCCCTCACCTCCACGCTCCCCGTCCTTCAGGACGTCCTGACCCGACTCGTCGGCGGGCCCGTCCCCCTCACCCGCCATCTGGAGGTCGAGACCTACACCTGGCAGGCCCTCCCGTCCGCACTGCGCCCCCGCGGCCGCCCCCAGCTCGCCGAAGGCATCGCCGCAGAGCTCTCCCTCGCCCGCGACCTCCTGACCGACCTCGGCCTCAAGGAACTCCCATGA
- a CDS encoding TatD family hydrolase — MRIFDPHIHMTSRTTDDYQAMYAAGVRAVVEPAFWLGQPRTSPASFFDYFDSLLGWEPFRAAQYGIAHHCTIALNPKEANDPRCTPVLDELPRYLVKDNVVAVGEIGYDSMTPAEDTALAAQLQLAADHELPALVHTPHRDKLAGLRRTIDVISESALPLDRVLIDHLNETTVKEAKDSGCWLGFSVYPDTKMDEQRMVAILRDFGPDRVLVNSAADWGKSDPLKTRKVADAMLATGYDEDDVDLVLWRNPVEFYGLSGRLQLDVREPDTATHEGNSILRGGA, encoded by the coding sequence ATGCGCATCTTCGACCCCCACATCCACATGACGTCCCGCACCACCGACGACTACCAGGCGATGTATGCCGCCGGCGTCCGCGCCGTCGTGGAACCCGCGTTCTGGCTCGGCCAGCCACGCACGTCGCCCGCCTCCTTCTTCGACTACTTCGACTCCCTTCTCGGGTGGGAACCCTTCCGCGCGGCCCAATACGGCATCGCCCACCACTGCACGATCGCCCTTAACCCGAAGGAGGCGAACGACCCCCGCTGCACGCCCGTCCTCGACGAACTGCCCCGCTATCTCGTCAAGGACAACGTCGTCGCCGTCGGAGAGATCGGCTACGACTCCATGACGCCGGCCGAGGACACCGCGCTCGCCGCCCAGCTGCAGCTCGCCGCCGACCACGAGCTGCCCGCTCTCGTGCACACCCCGCACCGCGACAAGCTCGCGGGTCTGCGCCGCACCATCGACGTGATCAGCGAGTCCGCCCTGCCCCTCGACCGCGTCCTGATCGACCACCTCAACGAGACCACCGTCAAGGAAGCCAAGGACAGCGGCTGCTGGCTGGGCTTCTCCGTCTATCCCGACACCAAGATGGACGAGCAGCGGATGGTCGCGATCCTGCGCGACTTCGGCCCCGACCGGGTGCTCGTCAACTCCGCCGCCGACTGGGGAAAGAGCGACCCCCTCAAGACCCGCAAGGTCGCCGACGCCATGCTGGCCACCGGGTACGACGAGGACGACGTCGACCTCGTGCTGTGGCGCAACCCCGTGGAGTTCTACGGACTCAGCGGCCGGCTCCAGCTCGACGTGCGCGAACCGGACACCGCCACCCACGAAGGCAACTCCATCCTGCGCGGCGGGGCGTGA
- a CDS encoding EboA domain-containing protein, with product MTDASEITALRAHLENDLGGAARAWLDQATAEAAAHGERPEREGPGPTPMWELRFAEAGRRCGPDHADAARILLLQAANATPVTLARLYAQGTAAERRAVLRSLPHLVPGPDALPLVEDALRTNDTSLVAAAVGPYAAAHLPPHDWRHAVLKCLFTGVPLDAVADLPRRAHSDAELARMLGDYATERSAAGRPVPGDLHRAMELTVLESPSAPTGPLTGEEQES from the coding sequence ATGACCGACGCCTCCGAGATCACCGCCCTCCGCGCCCACCTCGAGAACGACCTCGGCGGAGCCGCCCGCGCCTGGCTCGACCAGGCCACCGCCGAAGCCGCCGCCCACGGAGAGCGACCCGAACGGGAGGGGCCGGGACCCACCCCCATGTGGGAGCTTCGGTTCGCCGAGGCCGGACGCCGCTGCGGTCCCGACCACGCCGACGCCGCCCGCATCCTGCTCCTGCAAGCCGCGAACGCCACCCCGGTCACCCTCGCCCGCCTCTACGCCCAGGGCACCGCAGCCGAACGCCGGGCCGTCCTGCGGTCACTGCCCCACCTGGTGCCGGGCCCCGACGCGCTGCCCCTGGTCGAGGACGCCCTGCGCACCAACGACACGAGCCTCGTCGCCGCGGCCGTCGGCCCCTACGCCGCCGCACACCTGCCTCCGCACGACTGGCGGCACGCCGTCCTCAAGTGCCTGTTCACCGGTGTCCCGCTGGACGCCGTCGCCGACCTGCCGAGGCGTGCCCACTCAGACGCGGAACTCGCCCGGATGCTCGGCGACTACGCCACGGAGCGGTCCGCGGCCGGCCGCCCTGTCCCCGGCGACCTGCACCGAGCCATGGAGCTGACCGTCCTCGAGTCCCCCTCGGCCCCCACGGGCCCCCTCACCGGCGAGGAGCAGGAGTCCTGA